The window TCGTGAGCAAATGGTCGCTGATATTTTAGAAATAAACATCTGGATCGGTTTACTTATCAATCTCATTGTTGTGGAATGGTTCCTGCTAAAACCTCGGAAAGGTAAGTAGATTCACTTTTTTCTTTCATACGTGTAGTAGGTATACGGAATGGTGCCATCCATTTTCTGATGATAGGTCAGGTCGAAGGCTTCCTTTTCGAATTCAGGGAAATAAATATTACCTTCGATTTCTTGCTCAACAACCGTAAGATACAATTTGTCGGCAGAGGGCAGCGCTTCTTTATAAATTTCTCCACCGCCAGCGATGAAAATTTCTTCCTCGTCTTTCAACAGCTCATAAGCTTCATTCAGCGATTTTACCGTTATACAATTCGTTTCCGTGATTTGTTGAGTTCTAGAAATGATAACGGTTTTCCTTTGGGGCAAAG is drawn from Paenibacillus sp. V4I7 and contains these coding sequences:
- a CDS encoding dihydrofolate reductase, translating into MVVSLIAAASINGVIGMDEIIPWRIPGEQKRFKELTLGKSIIMGRKTYESIGKPLPQRKTVIISRTQQITETNCITVKSLNEAYELLKDEEEIFIAGGGEIYKEALPSADKLYLTVVEQEIEGNIYFPEFEKEAFDLTYHQKMDGTIPYTYYTYERKK